From a single Bacillus gobiensis genomic region:
- a CDS encoding distal tail protein Dit, whose translation MGSFTFNGQRRSYLTVLRGRKRPTWAPIRRNILTVPGLSGGLNSLPDIEPRPLDIPVFIEAENMTDLQLLKEDLADWLITDDPVELIFDDEPNRIYYAQVDGSFDLDELVYYGTGVISFICPDPYKYRTAEAVGYYNQETLQSGILIENTGTLPTPPMFEVELKDKTTYLDIIGEKDYMRIGKSESTEEAPYEKYQKVWESTPTMTGWASASYVPDGGVKTGTISIQNGDFVATDYGTGSAWHGPAVMQSIGSVLSDYYFRVFFNVSSNHGQITRCEAYLLNTSGQPIGKLVALVRHASSEVEVEVNIRSGGKSTYFVNQKWKFRSFLGYIDIEKVGTRFTAHVAQQRVDNGEILTSEKYAFTFNDLNNEYQEDLAAVGLHIGANNKNTPGKARFRGAEVSSVNQQENGVEYIGESGDAFTFDHKASRIFKNGELFMRKDFGARFFELAKGMNSLVFNPYEAIDHVKVRWRDRFK comes from the coding sequence ATGGGAAGTTTCACATTTAACGGGCAACGTCGTTCTTACCTCACTGTTTTACGTGGAAGGAAACGCCCTACATGGGCACCAATCCGGAGAAATATTCTAACTGTTCCTGGGCTCTCGGGTGGATTAAATTCACTTCCAGATATAGAGCCAAGACCGTTAGATATTCCCGTTTTTATTGAAGCAGAGAATATGACGGATTTGCAATTATTGAAAGAAGATTTGGCAGATTGGCTGATAACCGATGATCCGGTAGAACTCATTTTTGATGATGAGCCAAACCGTATTTATTATGCTCAGGTAGACGGGAGTTTTGATTTAGATGAGTTAGTTTATTATGGAACAGGTGTCATTTCATTTATCTGCCCAGACCCCTATAAATATCGGACAGCAGAAGCGGTTGGCTACTACAATCAGGAGACCTTGCAAAGTGGAATCTTAATTGAAAACACTGGTACACTCCCAACGCCCCCTATGTTCGAGGTCGAACTAAAAGATAAGACCACTTATCTCGACATTATTGGCGAAAAGGATTATATGCGGATAGGGAAATCCGAATCAACAGAAGAAGCACCATATGAAAAATATCAAAAAGTGTGGGAATCAACTCCTACGATGACCGGGTGGGCATCTGCCTCATATGTACCGGACGGTGGTGTGAAAACAGGTACAATTAGCATTCAAAATGGCGATTTTGTTGCAACTGATTATGGAACGGGAAGTGCATGGCATGGTCCAGCTGTCATGCAATCCATCGGGTCGGTGCTATCCGATTACTATTTCCGAGTTTTCTTTAATGTGAGTTCGAATCATGGACAGATCACAAGATGCGAAGCTTATCTGCTTAATACATCTGGTCAGCCGATCGGAAAGCTTGTGGCACTAGTGAGGCATGCTTCCTCAGAAGTTGAAGTCGAGGTCAATATCAGAAGCGGTGGTAAATCAACCTATTTCGTCAACCAAAAATGGAAATTTCGCAGTTTCTTAGGATATATCGATATTGAAAAAGTGGGGACAAGATTTACAGCACATGTTGCACAGCAAAGAGTCGACAACGGAGAAATTTTAACAAGTGAAAAATATGCTTTTACGTTTAATGACTTAAATAACGAATATCAAGAAGATTTAGCGGCAGTAGGGTTACACATCGGAGCGAACAATAAAAATACTCCCGGAAAGGCACGATTTCGGGGAGCAGAAGTATCTTCCGTCAATCAACAAGAAAATGGTGTCGAATACATCGGGGAATCCGGAGACGCGTTTACTTTCGATCACAAAGCATCGAGAATTTTTAAAAATGGTGAACTGTTCATGCGAAAAGACTTTGGCGCTCGCTTTTTTGAATTGGCAAAAGGGATGAATTCGCTCGTTTTTAATCCTTATGAAGCCATCGATCATGTGAAAGTCAGGTGGAGGGATCGTTTTAAATGA